The Cohnella abietis genome has a segment encoding these proteins:
- a CDS encoding GntR family transcriptional regulator, producing the protein MSNHADSLSRSHHTKEVVTQLRKDIILGKYKPGTRLIEAKLAEQMGISRAPIRTSLQLLAQEGLVLNLTNGGTEVIGYSAKDVKNIFELRLLLEQTALQNTFKSSSFVYRPLFDAMELLESYRDKEDEITSDDTAYLDITFHRSLILMADNNAMTVAWNTMANTLQAILQITNMTTPTFSAFCDEHRKMADMIIQKNEEIFQVLRHHIMNAMNIIIERMEKNMY; encoded by the coding sequence ATGAGTAATCATGCGGATTCACTATCACGATCACATCATACCAAGGAAGTTGTTACGCAGCTGCGCAAGGATATTATTCTTGGTAAATATAAGCCCGGTACAAGATTAATTGAAGCGAAGCTTGCTGAACAGATGGGAATCAGCCGTGCTCCAATTAGGACATCCCTTCAACTGCTGGCACAGGAAGGTCTAGTGCTGAATCTAACCAACGGCGGTACAGAGGTAATCGGCTATTCGGCTAAGGATGTGAAGAATATATTCGAGCTACGTCTGCTTCTAGAGCAAACGGCGCTTCAGAATACATTCAAGAGCTCGTCCTTTGTATATAGACCTTTGTTTGATGCGATGGAGCTGCTCGAATCGTATAGGGATAAAGAAGACGAGATTACTAGTGATGACACAGCCTATTTAGATATTACCTTCCATAGAAGTCTTATTCTGATGGCGGACAATAATGCGATGACAGTCGCCTGGAATACAATGGCAAATACCTTGCAGGCGATTCTGCAGATTACGAATATGACAACACCCACTTTCTCAGCGTTTTGTGATGAGCACAGAAAAATGGCGGACATGATTATTCAGAAGAATGAGGAAATCTTCCAAGTACTAAGGCATCACATTATGAATGCGATGAATATCATTATCGAACGTATGGAGAAGAATATGTATTAA
- a CDS encoding helix-turn-helix domain-containing protein, with translation MLSEFARKAEAANSLTIQAAQKELRKLVDAVGDQWSAVAAVSPLLSDHGAIDGVMSLPSLIKYVSQLSSAIERQIGARSTPEAANPMREIAAYLDEHFFEDVGLIDVATRYHMDPSHLSRQFKSVTGENFIEYVTRKRMEKACELLRESDRKINDIAELVGYENQRYFSQVFKKFTGLTPSEYRESPAPVSPSAKN, from the coding sequence ATGCTGAGCGAGTTCGCGCGCAAAGCCGAAGCGGCAAATTCGCTGACGATTCAGGCTGCGCAGAAGGAACTGCGCAAGCTTGTCGATGCCGTCGGAGATCAGTGGTCGGCGGTTGCCGCCGTTAGTCCACTATTGTCCGATCATGGGGCGATAGACGGAGTCATGAGCCTCCCTTCGCTTATTAAATATGTCTCGCAGCTGTCTTCGGCCATCGAGAGGCAGATCGGCGCGCGTTCGACACCTGAAGCCGCGAATCCGATGCGCGAGATTGCCGCGTATTTGGACGAGCATTTCTTCGAGGACGTAGGCTTGATCGATGTCGCTACCCGTTACCATATGGATCCTAGTCACTTGAGCAGGCAATTCAAATCGGTGACAGGAGAGAACTTTATCGAATACGTCACGCGCAAGCGAATGGAGAAGGCGTGCGAGCTGCTGCGCGAATCCGATCGTAAAATCAACGACATCGCCGAACTGGTCGGCTACGAGAACCAGCGGTATTTCAGCCAAGTGTTCAAGAAATTCACCGGATTGACTCCATCCGAATACAGAGAATCGCCTGCACCAGTTTCCCCTTCTGCAAAAAATTGA
- a CDS encoding ABC transporter substrate-binding protein translates to MNKKLSLGLIIAMLVVLLAACGGNKKENAASPTTPASASDSPATESASVPASEPAEPITISFMHFKSDATDGIAKIVEQFEAENPNIKVDVQPVKFDDYDTLLKTKLASGDIVDVFTLNSGGKTKLFKDGGYIEDLTDQEFMKTFDPGVLADQTTDGRNYIMPLNAGPIAVFYNKKIFSDLNIDIPTTYDALIAAAQKIKDAGKTPFALGWKDGWPLGMWLSRDFPSNTVLVEKQTDFFDKLEKGQAKFADNPATKTVIAHALDMFKYGNKDQLGVDYNGAVDLFAREEAAMMYMGTWPLPDIEKKNPDLYANGMGYFPYPFSNDPTLNKLEFNPDASIAVNSKSEHKEAAFKFLAYLASVPAANTWVENVKTLTYVKGASTDIAPAVTALKPYFDNGQLYNSQVYITTTIDWNTQFSQYVQKVFFKKATPDQIIKDLDDWVSKNHK, encoded by the coding sequence ATGAACAAGAAGCTAAGCCTCGGGCTGATCATCGCGATGCTCGTCGTGCTGCTGGCCGCTTGCGGCGGCAACAAAAAGGAGAACGCCGCAAGCCCGACAACGCCGGCTTCCGCATCCGACAGCCCGGCGACGGAGTCGGCCAGCGTGCCGGCATCGGAACCTGCGGAACCGATCACGATTTCGTTCATGCATTTCAAAAGCGACGCGACGGACGGCATCGCCAAAATCGTCGAGCAGTTCGAAGCGGAAAACCCGAACATCAAGGTCGACGTGCAGCCGGTCAAGTTCGACGATTACGATACGCTGCTCAAGACGAAGCTTGCCAGCGGGGACATCGTCGACGTCTTCACCTTGAACTCCGGCGGCAAGACGAAGCTGTTCAAGGACGGCGGCTACATCGAGGATTTGACCGATCAGGAATTCATGAAGACGTTCGATCCGGGCGTGCTCGCCGATCAGACGACGGACGGCAGAAATTACATTATGCCGCTGAACGCCGGACCGATCGCCGTCTTCTATAACAAGAAAATTTTCAGCGATCTCAACATTGATATTCCGACGACATACGATGCGCTGATCGCGGCAGCGCAGAAGATCAAGGACGCAGGCAAAACGCCGTTCGCGCTCGGCTGGAAGGACGGCTGGCCGCTCGGCATGTGGCTGAGCCGTGACTTTCCGAGCAACACGGTGCTCGTCGAGAAGCAAACGGACTTCTTCGACAAGCTGGAGAAAGGCCAAGCGAAGTTCGCCGACAATCCAGCGACGAAGACGGTCATCGCGCACGCGTTAGATATGTTCAAGTACGGCAACAAGGATCAGCTCGGCGTCGATTACAACGGTGCGGTCGATTTGTTCGCCCGCGAAGAAGCCGCCATGATGTACATGGGAACATGGCCACTGCCGGACATAGAGAAGAAAAATCCGGACTTGTACGCGAACGGTATGGGCTACTTTCCTTATCCGTTCAGCAACGATCCGACGCTGAACAAGCTCGAGTTCAACCCCGACGCATCGATCGCGGTCAATAGCAAGTCCGAGCACAAAGAAGCGGCATTCAAATTCCTCGCGTACTTGGCCAGCGTTCCTGCAGCCAATACATGGGTTGAGAACGTCAAGACGCTGACATACGTGAAAGGCGCTTCCACGGACATCGCGCCGGCGGTTACGGCGCTGAAGCCGTACTTCGATAACGGTCAACTGTACAACTCGCAAGTATACATTACGACGACGATTGACTGGAATACGCAGTTCTCGCAATACGTGCAAAAGGTGTTCTTCAAAAAGGCGACGCCGGATCAGATTATTAAGGATCTCGACGATTGGGTCTCCAAAAACCACAAATAA
- a CDS encoding 3-oxoacyl-ACP reductase family protein, protein MLQGKVALVTGSGIGIGRGIALQLAADGADIVINYRSSASQALETAEQIRSMGRRVLAIQADVSKVSEIRRMTEEIRAHFGGVDILINNSAVDPMDDFFEVTEETWDRVIDTNLKGTFFCIQACAADMVKKGQGKIINISSVHGVQTMPRYGAYAASKGGMNALTRQLALDLAQYNIQVNAIAPGATEVDKFSAINPNHSVEAIGAQIPLGRIGYPEDVAKVVAFYASSGSDFVTGQVVTVDGGSSTRFFLK, encoded by the coding sequence ATGCTACAGGGGAAGGTTGCGTTAGTCACCGGTTCAGGAATCGGAATCGGCAGAGGGATTGCGCTGCAACTGGCGGCGGATGGCGCAGACATCGTCATCAATTATAGAAGCAGTGCCAGCCAGGCTCTAGAGACGGCTGAGCAAATTCGTTCAATGGGCCGCAGGGTGCTAGCCATCCAGGCCGATGTGTCGAAAGTAAGTGAGATTCGCAGGATGACAGAAGAGATCAGAGCTCATTTTGGCGGTGTTGACATTCTGATCAACAATTCAGCGGTGGACCCGATGGACGATTTTTTCGAAGTGACGGAAGAGACATGGGATCGGGTCATCGATACGAACCTGAAGGGTACATTCTTCTGCATCCAAGCATGCGCTGCGGACATGGTTAAGAAAGGGCAAGGCAAGATTATCAACATCAGCTCTGTTCATGGCGTACAAACAATGCCACGTTATGGTGCTTATGCCGCCTCCAAAGGGGGAATGAATGCCTTAACAAGGCAGCTTGCTCTCGATTTGGCACAGTATAATATTCAGGTGAATGCGATTGCTCCTGGTGCAACCGAGGTGGACAAGTTTTCCGCTATCAATCCGAATCACTCCGTAGAGGCGATTGGGGCGCAAATTCCGCTAGGCAGGATCGGATATCCGGAGGATGTGGCCAAAGTCGTCGCTTTCTATGCTTCTTCAGGTTCAGACTTCGTAACCGGACAGGTTGTGACGGTTGATGGCGGGTCGAGTACTCGTTTTTTCTTGAAATAG
- a CDS encoding carbohydrate ABC transporter permease, whose translation MVNLRRTIRREMWYILFLVPGVLLFTFAVIVPFATGIRYSFTNWDGISRKLTYIGWDNYVNALQDPDLWTVLGNTFKYAIMLTLLVNAISLLFALLLDSYLPLRNLFRTIFFLPSVISVVLAGFIWSYNYSQGFPRLLSYLGLDMTSPLGNPDHALIGLVIIAVWQGVGAPMIIYIAGLQGIPSELTESARIDGAGPFRVFRSVTLPLLAPSVTINMLLVLTGSLKVFDLVLVTTNGGPGFATEVIATFIYKNAFNSYKAGYGMALSLIFFVILVIVTVVQVSIFRKREVEM comes from the coding sequence ATGGTAAACCTTAGACGAACGATTCGGCGCGAGATGTGGTATATCCTATTCCTTGTTCCTGGTGTACTGCTGTTCACATTCGCCGTCATCGTGCCTTTCGCGACGGGCATTCGTTACTCGTTCACGAACTGGGACGGCATCTCCCGCAAGTTGACTTATATCGGCTGGGACAATTACGTGAATGCGCTCCAAGATCCAGACCTATGGACGGTTCTTGGCAACACGTTCAAATATGCGATTATGCTAACGCTGCTCGTCAACGCCATTTCGCTCTTGTTCGCGCTGCTGCTCGACAGCTACTTGCCGCTGCGCAATCTGTTCCGAACAATTTTCTTCTTGCCGAGCGTCATCTCGGTCGTGCTCGCGGGCTTCATTTGGAGCTACAACTATAGCCAAGGTTTTCCACGGCTGCTGTCGTATCTCGGGCTTGACATGACAAGCCCGCTTGGCAATCCCGACCACGCCCTGATCGGTCTCGTTATCATCGCCGTGTGGCAAGGGGTAGGCGCGCCGATGATTATCTATATCGCCGGCTTGCAGGGAATTCCGTCCGAATTGACAGAGAGTGCGCGCATCGATGGGGCGGGGCCGTTCCGCGTCTTCCGCAGCGTAACACTGCCGCTGCTCGCACCGTCGGTGACGATCAACATGCTGCTCGTGCTGACGGGATCGCTGAAAGTATTCGATCTCGTGCTTGTGACGACGAACGGAGGACCGGGCTTCGCAACCGAAGTTATTGCGACGTTCATCTATAAAAACGCTTTCAACTCGTATAAGGCAGGGTACGGCATGGCACTGTCGTTGATCTTCTTCGTCATTCTAGTCATCGTAACTGTTGTGCAGGTGTCGATCTTCAGGAAGCGGGAGGTGGAAATGTGA
- a CDS encoding SDR family NAD(P)-dependent oxidoreductase, protein MQFANQVVLVTGSGNGIGCSTAKLFAGEGATVIVADVDGSAAEAVSEQIRQSGGKAVGYQADVSSAEQVDRLFANIIKEFGVLDVLVNNVGSTIRKPLVFFTEEEWDFVFDTNIKSMFLCAKQAGQLMLKRGKGVVVNISSIHGLGGISGRLPYSTSKSAVESFTKTLACEWALDGVRVNCVAPGYILTEAMTEIFAKGVLNQEDMLRRTPQARLGAPVDIAEAVLFLCSERASFITGSILHVDGGYAAYHGPEPIPSFHHKFE, encoded by the coding sequence ATGCAATTTGCAAACCAAGTCGTATTGGTTACGGGGTCCGGGAATGGTATCGGTTGCAGTACAGCGAAATTATTCGCCGGAGAGGGCGCAACTGTAATTGTCGCGGATGTCGATGGCAGTGCCGCAGAAGCGGTGAGTGAACAAATTAGGCAATCGGGAGGAAAGGCGGTAGGGTATCAAGCTGACGTCTCCTCGGCTGAACAGGTCGACCGGTTGTTCGCTAACATAATTAAAGAGTTTGGCGTATTAGACGTGCTTGTTAACAACGTCGGTTCCACGATCCGTAAACCACTTGTGTTTTTCACAGAGGAAGAATGGGATTTTGTGTTCGATACGAATATCAAATCGATGTTTCTATGTGCAAAACAAGCGGGCCAATTGATGCTTAAGCGCGGTAAGGGTGTAGTCGTGAATATCTCATCCATTCATGGGTTAGGCGGTATTAGCGGACGACTTCCTTATTCGACTTCCAAGTCAGCTGTGGAAAGCTTTACGAAAACGTTGGCGTGCGAATGGGCACTTGATGGAGTCCGCGTTAATTGTGTAGCTCCGGGTTATATTCTTACAGAAGCAATGACCGAAATATTCGCCAAAGGCGTTTTGAATCAAGAGGATATGCTACGTCGGACGCCGCAAGCCCGCTTAGGGGCTCCTGTCGATATTGCCGAAGCTGTTCTGTTCCTGTGTTCGGAGCGGGCATCGTTCATCACTGGATCTATCTTGCATGTTGACGGTGGTTATGCCGCTTATCACGGGCCTGAGCCGATTCCGTCCTTTCACCATAAGTTTGAATAG
- a CDS encoding carbohydrate ABC transporter permease, with product MKSKRMFVFIAVSIAALIFLFPLYVALLMALKSAKQTFESFYALPPSLDLANFVHAWDTSKFPTAFLNSVIVTTISVALILIVSALSGYAIARGNKPLYSFFFLLFLSGMMVPFQVTMLPLYQLGKSLGLLNNHWGMMLIYGGFGVQSGVLFFTGFVRGISREIEEAARIDGCSTPGIFVRIIMPLLKPVTATVLVLNALYIWNDFLLPLLYLQKKEYRTIPLQQYFFFGQYSSDLNLAFAYAVMGLIPIIIFFLFMQRFIVKGIAAGAIKG from the coding sequence ATGAAAAGCAAGCGAATGTTCGTGTTCATTGCCGTATCAATTGCGGCGCTTATCTTCCTTTTCCCGCTCTACGTCGCCTTGCTGATGGCGTTGAAGTCGGCCAAGCAGACTTTTGAGTCATTCTATGCGCTGCCGCCGAGTTTGGACTTGGCCAACTTCGTTCACGCCTGGGATACGTCCAAGTTCCCAACGGCGTTTCTGAATAGCGTCATCGTTACGACGATTTCCGTCGCGCTCATTCTCATCGTCTCCGCCTTGAGCGGGTATGCGATCGCGCGCGGCAACAAGCCGCTGTACAGCTTCTTTTTCCTTCTATTTCTCTCCGGCATGATGGTGCCGTTCCAGGTTACGATGCTGCCGTTATACCAGCTCGGCAAATCGCTCGGTCTGCTGAACAATCATTGGGGTATGATGCTTATTTACGGCGGCTTCGGCGTACAGTCCGGCGTGCTCTTCTTCACCGGCTTCGTGCGCGGTATCTCACGCGAGATCGAAGAAGCGGCGCGAATCGACGGATGTTCTACACCTGGCATTTTCGTGCGTATCATAATGCCGCTATTGAAGCCGGTGACGGCGACAGTACTCGTGCTTAACGCTCTGTACATCTGGAACGACTTTTTGCTTCCGCTGCTTTATTTGCAGAAGAAAGAGTATCGCACGATCCCGTTGCAGCAATATTTTTTCTTCGGCCAGTACAGTAGCGATCTGAACCTTGCGTTCGCATACGCGGTCATGGGGCTCATTCCGATCATCATCTTCTTCCTGTTCATGCAGCGCTTCATCGTAAAAGGAATCGCCGCAGGGGCAATTAAAGGATAA
- a CDS encoding cupin domain-containing protein: MAKGTVVHAAEVKTLYVDETYSSKMLIDHTNSLTKNIQINMGIVAPGAKHADHNHKPEYDEVYLIQRGQAMVRLDGVEHNLEAGDVVFIPGGSMHAIANRSATEDLIIFTAWSRLPEPGANSVYDQRLKEWGKSFKTIDED; this comes from the coding sequence ATGGCAAAGGGAACAGTTGTGCATGCTGCAGAAGTTAAGACATTGTATGTGGATGAAACGTACTCATCAAAAATGCTAATCGATCATACGAATTCCTTAACGAAAAATATTCAGATCAACATGGGGATCGTTGCCCCAGGAGCGAAGCACGCCGATCACAATCATAAGCCGGAGTATGATGAGGTTTACTTGATCCAACGAGGTCAGGCGATGGTTCGATTAGACGGAGTAGAGCACAACCTGGAGGCCGGAGATGTTGTGTTTATACCGGGTGGCTCTATGCATGCCATTGCCAATCGTAGTGCAACGGAAGATCTCATCATCTTCACTGCATGGTCGCGCTTACCTGAGCCAGGTGCTAACTCTGTGTACGATCAGCGCTTGAAAGAGTGGGGCAAATCATTCAAGACTATCGATGAAGACTGA
- a CDS encoding C-terminal binding protein — MNFRVVIAASDPEFPDYSNEKQILESISASLEARICNTVSEVVAFCKDAHAIITNHSPFTKEVIDQLEQCKVIVRYGIGYDNVDIAAAAVRNIPVVNIPDYGIQEVADHTFTLLLSTVRKIPTMDRNVRKGDWQIDALRPIVGLHNKVLGLAGFGNISREVANRAKGFNLQLIAYDPYVPDEVFQQMGVRKVDFNTLLSESDFISSHLPLNKATEHIFNREAFERMKRTAFLVNTSRGGVVHTSDLVWALENRVIAGVGLDVYEEEPLPVDHPLLALEQCVLSGHAAWYSEDSIVRLQQYAALEVKRVLSGERPKHVVNGV; from the coding sequence ATGAATTTTCGCGTCGTGATCGCCGCATCGGATCCAGAGTTTCCTGATTACAGCAACGAGAAGCAAATATTGGAGTCGATCTCTGCCTCCTTGGAGGCACGAATCTGCAACACCGTCTCGGAGGTTGTCGCATTCTGCAAGGATGCGCACGCTATTATTACGAATCATTCCCCCTTTACGAAAGAAGTCATCGATCAGTTGGAGCAATGTAAGGTCATTGTCCGATATGGGATTGGCTACGACAATGTGGATATCGCGGCAGCTGCGGTGAGAAATATTCCCGTCGTTAACATTCCCGATTATGGCATTCAGGAGGTAGCTGATCATACGTTCACACTCTTGCTCAGTACGGTCCGCAAAATTCCGACGATGGATCGGAATGTAAGGAAAGGCGATTGGCAGATTGATGCGCTGCGTCCGATCGTTGGGCTTCACAACAAAGTACTTGGGTTGGCCGGCTTCGGAAATATTTCGAGGGAAGTTGCTAATAGAGCGAAAGGGTTCAATCTGCAATTGATTGCCTATGATCCTTATGTGCCGGATGAAGTATTTCAGCAGATGGGTGTTCGCAAAGTTGATTTTAATACTTTACTGTCTGAAAGTGATTTCATTTCCTCGCATTTGCCGTTGAACAAAGCGACTGAGCACATATTTAATAGGGAAGCATTTGAGCGAATGAAACGTACTGCCTTTCTGGTCAACACATCAAGGGGCGGGGTTGTGCATACGTCAGATTTGGTATGGGCATTGGAGAACCGCGTGATTGCTGGGGTGGGTCTTGACGTATATGAAGAGGAACCGCTACCGGTGGATCACCCCTTACTTGCTTTGGAGCAATGTGTGTTAAGCGGTCATGCAGCCTGGTACTCGGAAGACTCTATCGTGAGACTTCAGCAATATGCAGCATTGGAGGTTAAACGGGTGCTGTCAGGTGAACGTCCGAAACACGTTGTTAACGGAGTTTAA